In one Microbacterium invictum genomic region, the following are encoded:
- a CDS encoding SDR family NAD(P)-dependent oxidoreductase — protein MTSSSSLPVLSHDDRLAGRTAIVTGSSSGIGEAIAHVLAASGAHVVVHGRSAERADRVAAAIAERGGRASVVIGDLAESPAAARAFAERATDVVGGRVDILVNNAGIFPTGPTADLPDEDVTALLATNIRVPHDLVGALAPAMAERGVGVIVNITSWMANVGTPGVALYPATKAALDHLTIAWAAEYGPSGVRVNAVAPGATLTPGNADAVAILDAMTAGAPAGKPGRPVDIAFAVRYLASDEAAYVHGATIDVDGGIVAARV, from the coding sequence ATGACATCTTCTTCCTCCCTTCCCGTCCTTTCTCATGACGATCGTCTCGCCGGCCGCACGGCGATCGTGACCGGATCCTCAAGCGGCATCGGCGAGGCGATCGCCCACGTCCTCGCCGCTTCAGGCGCCCATGTCGTCGTCCACGGCCGCAGTGCCGAGCGTGCCGACCGCGTCGCGGCGGCGATCGCCGAACGCGGCGGACGCGCGAGCGTCGTCATCGGCGATCTCGCCGAAAGCCCCGCCGCCGCGCGGGCGTTCGCCGAGCGGGCCACCGATGTGGTCGGCGGCCGTGTGGACATCCTGGTCAACAACGCGGGGATCTTCCCCACCGGACCGACGGCCGACCTGCCCGATGAGGATGTCACGGCGCTCCTGGCGACGAACATCCGCGTCCCGCACGATCTCGTCGGAGCCCTCGCGCCGGCCATGGCGGAACGAGGCGTCGGGGTCATCGTGAACATCACCTCGTGGATGGCGAATGTGGGGACCCCGGGCGTGGCCCTCTACCCCGCGACCAAAGCGGCCCTCGACCACCTCACCATCGCGTGGGCGGCGGAGTACGGGCCGTCCGGCGTGCGGGTGAATGCGGTGGCCCCCGGCGCCACCCTCACCCCCGGCAACGCGGACGCCGTCGCGATCCTCGACGCGATGACTGCCGGAGCCCCGGCCGGGAAGCCCGGGCGACCGGTCGACATCGCCTTCGCGGTGCGCTACCTCGCCTCGGACGAGGCGGCGTACGTCCACGGCGCGACGATCGACGTCGACGGCGGCATCGTCGCCGCGCGGGTCTGA
- a CDS encoding AraC family transcriptional regulator — MDARTTAALDRAAEKTRRHIGTPRRAETLGLTLGRTTAPTPMLFVRYPPCLAMVLHGRKHSLDADSGGLDWGPESFLITPVKLPVIARVVETGADGDFVSLNWRLDPAIVAEVAGQLPRPRPGSEATPRRLGTTTAEIADAVDRLVGLLDTPEDAPVLLPLVSRELILRLLQSDQAPRVHAAAEHARADTVSTVIDHFTADLARPWTIDDAAALCHISPATLTRRFRDITGLTPMRYLKRLRLGEARRAMLTDGWTATQAATSVGYLSAAHFSRDYRAAYRLPPARDAQRASVG; from the coding sequence ATGGATGCCCGGACGACGGCGGCTCTGGACCGCGCAGCCGAGAAGACCCGCCGTCACATCGGCACCCCTCGCCGTGCGGAGACGCTCGGGCTCACGCTCGGACGGACGACCGCTCCGACGCCGATGCTGTTCGTGCGCTACCCGCCCTGCCTCGCGATGGTGCTCCACGGACGCAAGCACTCCCTCGACGCCGATTCCGGGGGCCTGGACTGGGGACCGGAGAGCTTCCTCATCACTCCGGTCAAGCTGCCCGTCATCGCCCGGGTTGTCGAGACCGGCGCGGACGGCGACTTCGTCTCGCTGAACTGGCGCCTCGACCCGGCGATCGTCGCCGAGGTCGCCGGCCAGCTTCCGCGACCTCGGCCCGGGTCAGAGGCGACGCCCCGGCGCCTCGGGACGACGACGGCGGAGATCGCCGACGCCGTCGACCGGCTCGTCGGGCTGCTCGACACCCCGGAGGACGCACCGGTGCTGCTCCCCCTGGTGAGCCGGGAACTGATCCTCCGCCTGCTGCAGAGCGATCAGGCACCCCGCGTGCACGCGGCGGCGGAGCACGCCCGCGCCGACACGGTCAGCACGGTGATCGATCACTTCACCGCCGATCTCGCCCGCCCGTGGACGATCGACGACGCCGCGGCCCTGTGTCACATCAGCCCCGCCACGCTGACGCGGAGGTTCCGCGACATCACGGGTCTGACACCCATGCGCTACCTCAAGCGCCTCCGCCTCGGCGAGGCGCGACGTGCGATGCTCACCGACGGGTGGACGGCGACGCAGGCGGCGACCTCCGTCGGGTACCTCAGCGCCGCGCACTTCTCGCGCGATTACCGCGCGGCCTACCGGCTCCCGCCCGCCAGGGACGCGCAGCGGGCATCAGTCGGATGA
- a CDS encoding SURF1 family protein — protein MVRPQWIALLALSLVVAGLFAWLGQWQLGRAIDTAPLPPGATEEVRPLADVSEPGEYLPEPFVGQRVSVTGTWVPGDFIIVASRFNEGVEGYWVTGQLRISDTAPPTSIAVAVGWAPTQDAADAAAERLNADAAAGSAPMAIEGRLISDEGAVPPPSGADPQTLTRMSPAALLSRWSDTAGLEVYRSYIVAEVPQGGLDEIVSAPPEAGSAVNWLNIFYAAEWVIFAGFAFYLWYRLARDAWEKEVEDLEDARAASSD, from the coding sequence ATGGTCCGGCCGCAGTGGATCGCGCTCCTCGCGCTGTCGCTCGTCGTCGCGGGCCTGTTCGCCTGGCTCGGCCAGTGGCAGCTCGGCCGCGCGATCGACACCGCGCCCCTTCCACCGGGTGCGACCGAAGAGGTGCGGCCCCTGGCCGACGTGAGCGAACCCGGCGAGTACCTGCCCGAACCCTTCGTCGGACAGCGCGTGAGCGTGACCGGTACGTGGGTGCCGGGCGACTTCATCATCGTCGCCTCCCGGTTCAACGAGGGGGTCGAGGGGTACTGGGTGACCGGCCAGCTGCGCATCTCCGACACCGCCCCGCCCACCTCGATCGCCGTCGCGGTGGGATGGGCGCCGACACAGGATGCCGCGGACGCGGCCGCCGAGCGATTGAACGCCGACGCCGCGGCGGGGAGCGCCCCGATGGCGATCGAGGGACGGCTGATCTCCGACGAGGGGGCGGTGCCGCCGCCGTCGGGCGCCGACCCGCAGACCCTGACCCGGATGTCGCCGGCGGCTCTTCTGTCGCGGTGGAGCGACACGGCGGGGCTCGAGGTCTACCGCTCGTACATCGTCGCCGAGGTGCCCCAGGGGGGTCTCGACGAGATCGTGTCGGCGCCGCCGGAGGCGGGGTCGGCGGTGAACTGGCTGAACATCTTCTACGCCGCCGAGTGGGTCATCTTCGCCGGCTTCGCGTTCTACCTCTGGTATCGCCTGGCCAGGGACGCGTGGGAGAAAGAGGTCGAAGACCTCGAGGACGCCCGCGCCGCGTCATCCGACTGA
- a CDS encoding GuaB3 family IMP dehydrogenase-related protein, with amino-acid sequence MEMEIGRAKRARRAYTFDDIAVVPSRRTRNPEDVSTAWSIDAYQFDIPVLGAPMDSVVSPRTAIMLGQLGGLGVLDLEGLWTRYDDPEPLLAEIASLPDAAATRRMQELYSEPIKPELVRDRLAEIRAGGVTVAGALTPQRTADLYETVVAAGVDLFVIRGTTVSAEHVSSVAEPLNLKKFIYDLDVPVIVGGAATYTAALHLMRTGAAGVLVGFGGGAASTTRATLGIHAPMATAVADVAGARRDYLDESGGRYVHVIADGGVGTSGDIVKALAMGADAVMLGVALARATDAPGGGFHWGPEAHHAKLPRGRRVKVDQVTTLESILYGPAPVADGTANLIGALRKSMATTGYSDLKEFQRVEVVVAPYPQ; translated from the coding sequence ATGGAGATGGAGATCGGCCGCGCCAAGCGCGCTCGCCGCGCCTACACGTTCGACGACATCGCCGTCGTGCCCTCCCGGCGCACGAGGAACCCCGAGGACGTCTCGACGGCGTGGTCGATCGACGCCTACCAGTTCGACATCCCGGTCCTGGGCGCCCCGATGGATTCCGTCGTGAGTCCCCGGACGGCGATCATGCTCGGCCAGCTCGGCGGCCTCGGCGTGCTCGATCTCGAAGGCCTGTGGACCCGGTACGACGACCCCGAGCCGCTCCTCGCCGAGATCGCGAGCCTCCCCGATGCCGCCGCCACCCGGCGCATGCAGGAGCTGTACTCCGAGCCGATCAAGCCCGAGCTCGTCCGCGACCGGCTCGCCGAGATCCGTGCGGGCGGCGTCACCGTCGCCGGCGCCCTCACCCCGCAGCGCACGGCGGACCTCTACGAGACCGTGGTCGCGGCGGGGGTCGATCTCTTCGTGATCCGGGGTACGACCGTCTCGGCCGAGCACGTGTCGAGCGTCGCCGAGCCGCTGAACCTCAAGAAGTTCATCTACGACCTCGACGTTCCGGTGATCGTCGGCGGGGCGGCGACCTACACCGCGGCCCTCCACCTCATGCGCACCGGCGCCGCGGGCGTGCTCGTCGGCTTCGGCGGGGGAGCGGCCTCGACCACGCGGGCCACCCTCGGCATCCACGCGCCGATGGCGACGGCGGTCGCCGACGTCGCCGGGGCCCGCCGCGACTACCTCGACGAGTCGGGCGGCCGGTACGTGCACGTCATCGCCGACGGCGGGGTCGGCACGTCTGGCGACATCGTCAAGGCCCTCGCGATGGGCGCCGACGCGGTCATGCTCGGCGTTGCGCTCGCCCGGGCCACCGACGCCCCCGGCGGCGGCTTCCACTGGGGCCCCGAGGCCCACCACGCCAAGCTCCCGCGCGGGCGCCGGGTCAAAGTCGACCAGGTCACCACCCTCGAGTCGATCCTCTACGGCCCCGCCCCGGTGGCCGACGGCACCGCGAACCTCATCGGGGCGCTGAGGAAGTCCATGGCGACCACCGGCTACTCCGACCTCAAGGAGTTCCAGCGCGTCGAGGTCGTCGTCGCGCCCTACCCGCAGTGA
- a CDS encoding DUF2277 domain-containing protein — MCRNIHTLHNFEPAASSDEVHAAALQYVRKIAGTTKPSKANQEAFDRAVAEIAHVTQHLLDDLVTTAPPKNRDEEAAKARARAVASGRYQVA; from the coding sequence ATGTGTCGGAACATCCACACCCTCCACAACTTCGAGCCCGCCGCCTCGTCGGACGAGGTGCACGCCGCCGCCCTCCAGTACGTGCGGAAGATCGCCGGGACGACGAAACCGTCGAAGGCCAACCAGGAGGCCTTCGATCGCGCCGTCGCCGAGATCGCCCACGTCACCCAGCACCTGCTCGATGACCTCGTGACCACCGCCCCGCCGAAGAACCGCGACGAGGAGGCGGCCAAGGCCCGCGCCCGCGCGGTGGCCTCGGGCCGGTACCAGGTCGCCTGA
- a CDS encoding TetR/AcrR family transcriptional regulator: MVSPSTKTSPVPARRMSSDERREQIVAAAIAIFGARGYEGTTTDDVARAAGVSQPYVVRLFGSKESLFLAALAASSDALMAAFRDALADQASDRELPQRIGDAYIQLVSVRGLHQTLSHAWLLGSHPVIGPAARTIFADVWQFFREEVGFSADEASTFLAQGMLINVMIGMRLVDDYDTDARIAELMQTCFPSKLPQILDVAPRADEPW, encoded by the coding sequence ATGGTTTCCCCTTCGACGAAGACGTCACCCGTTCCGGCGCGCCGGATGAGCTCGGACGAGCGCCGCGAGCAGATCGTCGCCGCGGCCATCGCGATCTTCGGGGCGCGCGGGTACGAGGGAACGACGACCGACGATGTCGCGCGCGCGGCCGGCGTCAGCCAGCCCTACGTGGTGCGGCTGTTCGGGTCGAAGGAGAGCCTGTTCCTCGCCGCGCTCGCCGCGTCATCCGATGCCCTGATGGCCGCGTTCCGTGACGCCCTCGCCGACCAGGCATCCGATCGCGAACTCCCGCAGCGGATCGGCGACGCCTACATCCAGCTGGTGAGCGTGCGGGGGCTGCACCAGACCCTCTCGCACGCGTGGCTGCTCGGCAGTCATCCGGTCATCGGGCCCGCCGCCCGCACGATCTTCGCCGACGTGTGGCAGTTCTTCCGGGAAGAGGTCGGGTTCTCGGCCGACGAGGCGAGCACCTTCCTCGCGCAGGGGATGCTCATCAACGTCATGATCGGGATGCGACTGGTCGACGACTACGACACCGACGCGCGGATCGCGGAGCTGATGCAGACGTGCTTCCCCTCCAAGCTCCCGCAGATCCTCGACGTCGCCCCCCGCGCCGACGAACCCTGGTGA
- a CDS encoding MFS transporter: MSRRPFALVLAAASLPMFMATLDNLVMTNALPVLSREMGASVEELQWFVNAYTLVFASAILVAAALGDRFGRRTVFAIGIGVFGLGSVLAALSTDPGQLIVARAIQGLGGAAVLPLSLALLSGAVAPARRPLAIGIWGGVSGLGVAVGPLVGGAIMEGWSWQAIFWINVPVALVAIPLALLVLPNDRGARERIDLWGALLAAAGVLALVHAIVRANDDGWDTIGVIGELALGGILLLAFVLWQARSAAPLIPLRLFRDRSFSVTNLVGFAFSFGTFGAVFLLIQFLQVEQGSTPLEAALQTTPWTLAPMIVAPIAGFIAPRVGTRLLLVSGLALQGGALAWIAAVMSSDVAYATLVAPFIMAGVGMGLVFAPSATALLATLGLVDHAKASGVNSTVRELGVALGTAVMTAVFVGAGGALVPGEYVAAARPAILLGAAVLGVATLAALFLPAGRSETASSAVKIDDETEVSVPAAVG; this comes from the coding sequence ATGTCCCGTCGACCTTTCGCGCTCGTCCTCGCCGCGGCATCCCTGCCGATGTTCATGGCGACCCTCGACAACCTCGTCATGACCAACGCCCTTCCCGTGCTGAGCCGCGAAATGGGGGCGAGCGTGGAGGAGCTGCAGTGGTTCGTCAACGCCTACACGCTCGTGTTCGCCAGCGCGATCCTCGTCGCCGCGGCTCTCGGCGACCGCTTCGGCCGCCGGACCGTCTTCGCCATCGGCATCGGCGTGTTCGGGCTCGGCTCGGTCCTGGCCGCCCTCAGCACCGACCCCGGGCAGCTGATCGTCGCCCGGGCGATCCAGGGGCTCGGCGGGGCCGCGGTGCTGCCGCTCTCGCTCGCGCTCCTCAGCGGAGCGGTCGCGCCCGCACGCCGACCGCTCGCGATCGGCATCTGGGGCGGGGTCTCGGGGCTCGGGGTCGCGGTCGGTCCGCTCGTGGGCGGGGCGATCATGGAGGGCTGGTCGTGGCAGGCGATCTTCTGGATCAACGTTCCGGTCGCCCTCGTCGCTATCCCCCTCGCCCTCCTCGTGCTGCCGAACGACCGCGGCGCGCGGGAGCGCATCGACCTGTGGGGCGCGCTCCTGGCCGCCGCCGGGGTGCTCGCTCTCGTCCACGCGATCGTGCGGGCGAACGACGACGGGTGGGACACGATCGGAGTCATCGGCGAACTCGCCCTCGGCGGCATCCTTCTCCTCGCGTTCGTCCTCTGGCAGGCTCGGTCGGCCGCGCCCCTCATCCCGCTCCGGCTCTTCCGCGACCGGTCGTTCTCGGTGACGAACCTCGTCGGATTCGCGTTCAGCTTCGGCACGTTCGGCGCGGTGTTCCTGCTGATCCAGTTCCTGCAGGTCGAACAGGGCTCGACCCCGCTCGAGGCCGCGCTGCAGACGACGCCGTGGACCCTCGCCCCGATGATCGTCGCGCCGATCGCCGGGTTCATCGCGCCCCGTGTCGGCACGCGCCTGTTGCTCGTCAGCGGCCTCGCGCTGCAGGGCGGTGCGCTGGCGTGGATCGCCGCGGTGATGTCATCCGATGTGGCGTACGCGACGCTCGTGGCGCCCTTCATCATGGCGGGGGTGGGGATGGGACTCGTCTTCGCCCCGTCGGCGACGGCGCTGCTGGCGACCCTCGGGCTCGTCGACCACGCCAAGGCGTCGGGGGTCAACTCCACCGTGCGCGAGCTCGGGGTCGCGCTCGGCACGGCGGTCATGACCGCGGTCTTCGTCGGCGCAGGCGGCGCCTTGGTGCCCGGCGAATACGTCGCGGCCGCGCGGCCGGCGATCCTCCTGGGCGCCGCGGTGCTGGGGGTTGCGACGCTGGCGGCCCTGTTCCTCCCCGCCGGGCGCAGCGAGACCGCGTCCAGCGCGGTGAAGATCGACGACGAGACCGAGGTCAGCGTCCCCGCAGCAGTCGGGTGA
- a CDS encoding TMEM175 family protein → MIRTRSHPAATVGATRLAAFTDGVFAIAATLLVLDLTTHAFGTIESNDEMWGALAAMGPQFFNFALSFLLLCLLWMTHVEQFEWIVRADGVMIWLNNVRLLFIVVVPFATGLTTEYSTYTAGRVLMPITFFLAILTSWLQWSWAVRRRADLMPDLPEADARAYGRGALSAVIISVVVVIVSPWVGSAAFLLFILDGPLTRLLRGR, encoded by the coding sequence GTGATCAGGACCCGGTCCCACCCCGCGGCAACGGTCGGCGCGACGCGCCTGGCGGCCTTCACCGACGGGGTGTTCGCCATCGCCGCGACACTGCTGGTGCTCGATCTCACCACCCACGCGTTCGGCACGATCGAGAGCAACGACGAGATGTGGGGCGCCCTCGCGGCCATGGGCCCCCAGTTCTTCAACTTCGCCCTCAGCTTCCTGCTGCTGTGCCTGCTGTGGATGACCCACGTCGAGCAGTTCGAGTGGATCGTCCGGGCCGACGGCGTCATGATCTGGCTGAACAACGTCCGGCTGCTCTTCATCGTCGTCGTCCCCTTCGCCACGGGCCTGACCACCGAGTACTCGACATACACAGCGGGGCGCGTGCTCATGCCGATCACGTTCTTCCTGGCGATCCTCACCAGCTGGCTTCAGTGGTCGTGGGCGGTGCGCCGGCGCGCCGACCTCATGCCCGATCTTCCCGAGGCCGATGCCCGCGCCTACGGCCGCGGCGCTCTCAGCGCCGTGATCATCTCGGTCGTCGTGGTGATCGTCTCGCCGTGGGTCGGCTCGGCGGCCTTCCTGCTGTTCATCCTCGACGGGCCGCTCACCCGACTGCTGCGGGGACGCTGA